The Verrucomicrobiota bacterium genomic interval CGGATGCTGCAATTGCGCCGCTGGCTCAGCCTCGGCCCGAAAACGCTGGACGGATTCCTTACTGGCAAACGGGCCGGCCAGAATCATCTTCACCGCCACGACCCGATTCAGCCTCCTTTGCCGGGATTTATAGACCACTCCCATGCCGCCTCGGCCGATTTCCTCCAGTAGTTCATAATCGCCAAAGGATCGTGAATCCATAGGCCGCTCACTTCCCACCGGGGACTGCGCACTGGTCACTGACCACTGACGTTTGACCGTTGAACGGTCGCCCCCAGACTTCGGATCCAGCGTGCTTGCCCCCGCCCAATGCAGACCCAGCTCAAGAAGACAATTCGGGCAATGACCCGCGGGCGCATCGCTCATCAGGTCCGCACCACACCGCACACATTTTCGGAGCGCAGTCATTGGGGGGCACTGCTCGCACTTTTATAGCGCCTCCGGCACTCGATTGGAATCCTGAACCAGACTGTCGCCGTACCAGAAATTTGTTCCGTACGGAACAAATTTCAGGGCTTGCACCGAGCTGTCGTCTGGTTCATTCTCAAGGCCATCGAGGTTATGAACCGCAATACCAAGGAGTGGTTGTATCATTTGCTGTGGTTGATGGAGTCGCTCAGCCGCCCAACAATTCACAATCTCACCGACTCGTTCGAGGGATGGGCCTCACGCCGGGGCATTCTCCGGAAACTCCATCGACTCGAAATGGAGGAGTTCCTGGAAAGTCGGCCCGGTTCCGTGGAACAGCGAACTTACACCCTGACAGCCGAAGGCCGAAGAGTTGCTCTTGGCGGACGCGACCCGGAGGCTCACTGGACTAGGCGTTGGGATAACCAATGGCGGCTCGTGGTGTTTGATTTGCCGGAGATCAAGAACAGCCTCCGAGTTCGGCTGCGGCGATTCCTTAAGGATCAACATTTTGGTTTCCTACAAAACAGCGTCTGGATCACGCCGGATCCACTTGACTCCATCGCAGCAAATCTCCGCGCTTTTTCTGACGACGTGGAATCGCTGATCATCCTGGAGGCGCGCGCTGGCGGTGGCGCATCCGATGCGGCGATCGTCGCTGGCGCCTGGGACTTCGAACAGGTGAATGAGGCCTATCGCGCTTACTTGCGGGTTCTCGAACAAATCGATCAGCAAGCCACGCAGAGCCGACCGATATCCAAGCAATTGCGTTGGTACATGGAACGCGAGCATTCTCACTGGCTGGAGACCGTAGCAATAGACCCATTGCTTCCGGGAAGCCTGTTGCCAACCGGTTATCTCGGCAAAGAGGCATGGCAAGCCCGACGCCGGCTGACTGAGACGCTGGTCACTTCGTCCGTCACATCATGACCCGATATTTGTGTCCCAATATTTGTTCCGTACGGAACAAATTCTGTGCTCAACCACATGCAATCACGGTGAACAGATGCCGGATCTCGGCCTCGATTTCGTCGGGGCTGCTCACGGTATTCGCAATCTCCATGCGCATGAGTTCGCCGTAGCGGCGGCGCAAGCGATGGACCGCGACTTTCAGCGCGCCTTCGCTCATGCCGAGTTCCGCGGCGACCTCGGCATAGGGCCGAGCCGCCGGGCCGAGATTTGGGTCGCAACGCTGCATGACTGAAGGAGGCCGACTGGTTCAATGGCGATGCTATGGGCCAGAGCGGCAAGTGTCAACGCGGCGAAATGGCGAAATCCCAGCATCCCAGCCGCAATTCCGATCAAACGGGAGAATCTTTTGACTTCAGTGATGGAACGAGCTTTCTTCAGGCGATGTCAGTCGTCTGGAATCTTGCGACGCTCGGAATGGGATTGACCTTCTCGTCCTTCGTGATGAGCTCAGGCGCAGTCCCGCAAGCGGGCACCAATCAACCGCCGCGAGCCGGACAGACAAACCTGACATCCCGAACTCCGGCCTTCCCGCTCCTCACCAACGATTGCGTGGCCTTCATCGGAGGCACGACCACGGTTGGCGACGCAAAGCACGCCTTCCTGGAAACGCTCCTCACGCG includes:
- a CDS encoding serine/threonine protein kinase produces the protein MTALRKCVRCGADLMSDAPAGHCPNCLLELGLHWAGASTLDPKSGGDRSTVKRQWSVTSAQSPVGSERPMDSRSFGDYELLEEIGRGGMGVVYKSRQRRLNRVVAVKMILAGPFASKESVQRFRAEAEPAAQLQHPNIVSIHEVGEFEGRPYFSMDYVEGRDLAQLVRENPLPAKRAAAYLKTVAEAIHYAHERGGHP